The Fimbriimonas ginsengisoli Gsoil 348 genome window below encodes:
- the rpoB gene encoding DNA-directed RNA polymerase subunit beta yields the protein MRVIQPTSKRIGRYLEVPNLIELQLNSYKWFLEEGLPELFTTFSPIWDFTQTNYIELVSFTLGEPKYSIQECRDRDMTFEAPIKAIVRFGGRDREVIESEVYLGDLPLMTNKGTFIINGRERVIVSQLSRSPGLYFEEGVDSSMQVIVSARVIPNEGPWLEVESDANFIVRTQISQTKKLPLTQLIKALYYFDKGRGRAKVALGAAVGKKPVEAVADPETGEVLADAGTVLTAETIATFPDAVRNTKVLVETPLGTNEEILRAFSKELTLETPDADALTGKRVLEDISDGEQLVIRAGERIERETAKKIESMGLASVRVLDVLMLVEATLDADPTSTAREALLDIYKRLRPGEAANEEAAKQLVYGLFFDIKRYDLGKVGRRFLNQKLGIDIPLDTRNLTSVDLATILDKMVPYVNREAERDDIDDLKNKRVRSVGELLQSQLRLGFVRMEKVARERMTSTDQENLLPGIILSVKPVSASIKSFFSSNQLSTFMDQTNPLSEITNKRRLSSLGPGGLQRTSAKLEVRDVHRSHYGRICPIETPEGPNIGLISQLTSHARVDEFGFIMTPYRKVTAGVVSDDIVYMTAQEETGQLVAPADVETDPSGLIVNDRVQARCAGGDLGGASYPTVTRERVDFMDVSPVQIISVATALIPFLENDDANRALMGANMQRQAVPCLRSERPLVGTGYERVAAVDSGAAVIAFHSGIVEFVSATEIRVRRDSGEVDKYELMHLVQSNKSTCFTHRPVVDLNQRVLKGDPLADGACCDNAELALGKNVLVAFMPWNGYNYEDAILISERLVKDDVYTSIHIERHESEAVDTKLGPEEITRDIPNVGEDALKDLDENGIIRIGAEVRPEDILVGKVAPKGQVEMTAEERLIIAIFGKKAEETRDVSLRLPHGEKGVIVDVKVFSRYKYLSPSINYIYKESKKRERLVCDRTEEALLQIPGDELPAGTNMTVQVYVAQKRKLMVGDKMAGRHGNKGVISKVLPVEDMPFLADGTPVDIVLNPLGVPSRMNIGQILETHLGYVGKHLNVEYKCPAFEGATEGEILGEMDRLAEHLRTHALTAYVRSELHLDVPLVKDDTLAEMMAKVETKLRSLGENGLERISRIVSAPSAMTTGERLELKFDDFYPEEMEDEEGEPPFKAPDEHYAAILERIRVNVFSRAGIDPRSAKSWIRDGLTGEPVPNPITVGIIYMLKLEHLADEKIHARSIGPYSLVTQQPLGGKAQFGGQRFGEMEVWALEAYGAAYTLQELLTIKSDDVNGRVKAYESIVKGETLAEPGIPESFKILVNELRSLCLKVAVEDAQNKELPLKDLDELTGGDDMRLARSVGFFS from the coding sequence ATGAGAGTAATTCAGCCGACCTCGAAGCGAATCGGTCGCTACCTAGAGGTCCCAAACCTAATTGAACTTCAGCTTAACTCATACAAGTGGTTTCTGGAAGAGGGACTCCCAGAACTCTTCACAACTTTTTCCCCTATCTGGGACTTCACGCAGACCAACTATATCGAGCTGGTGAGCTTCACCCTCGGTGAGCCCAAGTACTCTATTCAGGAGTGCCGCGACCGCGACATGACGTTCGAAGCGCCCATCAAGGCGATCGTGCGTTTCGGCGGCCGTGACCGGGAAGTCATCGAATCGGAGGTCTATCTCGGCGATCTGCCGCTGATGACCAACAAGGGAACGTTCATCATCAATGGCCGCGAGCGAGTTATCGTGAGCCAGCTCAGCCGGTCGCCCGGCCTCTACTTTGAAGAGGGTGTGGACAGCTCGATGCAGGTCATCGTGTCCGCCCGCGTCATTCCGAACGAAGGTCCGTGGCTCGAAGTTGAGTCGGACGCCAATTTCATCGTTCGCACGCAGATCAGCCAGACGAAGAAGCTGCCGCTTACGCAGCTCATCAAGGCGCTGTACTACTTTGACAAGGGCCGCGGACGCGCGAAAGTGGCCCTTGGCGCCGCCGTTGGGAAGAAGCCGGTCGAAGCCGTCGCCGATCCCGAGACGGGCGAAGTGCTGGCCGATGCCGGCACGGTTCTCACCGCCGAGACCATTGCAACCTTCCCGGACGCGGTTCGCAACACCAAGGTTCTCGTCGAAACCCCGCTCGGAACGAACGAGGAGATCCTTCGCGCGTTCAGCAAAGAGCTGACGCTGGAGACTCCCGATGCCGACGCCCTCACCGGAAAGCGGGTTCTGGAAGATATCTCCGACGGCGAGCAGCTCGTGATCCGAGCCGGTGAGCGCATCGAGCGCGAGACGGCGAAGAAGATCGAGTCGATGGGACTCGCTTCCGTCCGAGTGCTCGACGTCCTGATGCTCGTGGAAGCAACCCTCGACGCCGATCCGACGTCGACCGCCCGCGAAGCGCTGCTCGACATCTACAAGCGGCTCCGGCCGGGTGAAGCGGCGAACGAAGAGGCGGCGAAGCAGCTCGTCTACGGTCTCTTCTTCGATATCAAGCGATACGACCTGGGCAAGGTCGGACGCCGCTTCCTTAATCAGAAGCTTGGCATCGATATTCCGCTCGATACGCGCAATCTCACCAGCGTCGACCTCGCCACGATCCTCGACAAGATGGTTCCTTACGTGAACCGCGAAGCCGAGCGGGACGACATCGACGACCTGAAGAACAAGCGCGTACGAAGCGTCGGCGAGCTGCTGCAAAGCCAGCTCCGCCTCGGCTTCGTGCGAATGGAGAAGGTCGCCCGAGAGCGAATGACCAGCACGGACCAGGAGAACCTCCTGCCGGGCATCATCCTTTCGGTCAAGCCGGTCTCCGCGTCGATCAAGAGCTTCTTCAGCAGTAACCAGCTCTCGACGTTCATGGACCAGACGAACCCGCTGTCGGAGATCACCAACAAGCGGCGTCTCTCCTCCCTCGGACCGGGTGGCCTTCAGCGAACCAGCGCCAAGCTGGAAGTTCGCGACGTCCACCGTTCGCACTACGGCCGCATCTGTCCGATCGAAACGCCGGAAGGACCGAACATCGGTCTGATCTCGCAGCTTACGTCGCACGCTCGCGTTGACGAGTTCGGGTTCATCATGACGCCGTACCGAAAGGTCACCGCGGGCGTGGTGTCGGACGACATCGTCTACATGACCGCGCAGGAAGAGACGGGCCAGCTCGTCGCCCCTGCGGACGTCGAGACCGATCCGAGCGGATTGATCGTGAACGACCGCGTCCAAGCGCGATGCGCCGGCGGAGACCTGGGAGGCGCAAGCTACCCGACGGTCACCCGTGAGCGAGTCGACTTCATGGACGTGTCGCCCGTGCAGATCATCTCGGTTGCCACCGCGCTTATCCCGTTCCTAGAGAACGACGACGCGAACCGCGCCCTCATGGGCGCGAACATGCAGCGCCAGGCGGTTCCGTGCCTTCGCTCGGAGCGGCCGCTCGTCGGCACTGGCTACGAGCGAGTCGCGGCCGTCGACTCCGGCGCCGCCGTCATCGCCTTCCACTCGGGCATCGTCGAGTTCGTCTCGGCAACCGAGATCCGTGTCCGGCGCGATTCCGGCGAGGTCGACAAGTACGAGCTGATGCACCTGGTGCAGAGCAACAAATCGACCTGCTTTACGCACCGGCCGGTGGTTGATCTTAACCAGCGAGTGCTCAAGGGCGACCCCCTCGCTGACGGCGCTTGCTGCGACAACGCGGAGCTCGCCCTCGGTAAGAACGTGCTCGTCGCGTTCATGCCCTGGAACGGCTACAACTACGAAGACGCCATCCTCATCTCGGAGCGGCTCGTGAAGGACGACGTCTATACGTCCATCCACATCGAGCGCCACGAGTCGGAAGCGGTCGACACCAAGCTCGGACCGGAAGAGATCACGCGAGACATCCCGAATGTGGGTGAGGACGCGCTGAAGGATCTGGACGAGAACGGCATCATCCGCATCGGCGCCGAAGTCCGGCCGGAAGACATCCTCGTCGGTAAGGTCGCTCCTAAGGGCCAGGTCGAGATGACCGCCGAAGAGCGGCTCATCATCGCCATCTTCGGTAAGAAGGCGGAAGAGACCCGCGACGTATCGCTCCGATTGCCGCACGGCGAAAAGGGCGTGATCGTAGACGTCAAGGTCTTCAGCCGGTACAAGTACCTCTCGCCGAGCATCAACTACATCTACAAGGAGTCCAAGAAGCGCGAGCGGCTCGTGTGCGACCGCACCGAAGAAGCTCTGCTTCAGATCCCTGGAGACGAGCTGCCGGCCGGTACCAACATGACGGTCCAGGTCTACGTCGCCCAGAAGCGAAAGCTGATGGTCGGCGACAAGATGGCCGGACGCCACGGCAACAAGGGAGTCATTTCCAAGGTTCTGCCGGTCGAGGACATGCCGTTCCTCGCCGACGGAACGCCGGTCGACATCGTTCTGAACCCGCTCGGCGTTCCGAGCCGAATGAACATCGGCCAGATCCTCGAGACGCACCTCGGCTATGTGGGCAAGCACCTCAACGTCGAGTACAAGTGCCCGGCGTTCGAAGGCGCGACCGAGGGTGAGATCCTCGGCGAGATGGATCGGTTGGCAGAGCACCTGCGAACCCACGCGCTGACGGCTTATGTCCGCAGCGAGCTCCACCTCGACGTTCCGCTCGTGAAGGACGACACCCTGGCCGAAATGATGGCCAAGGTAGAGACCAAGCTCCGCTCTCTCGGTGAGAATGGATTGGAGCGAATCAGCCGGATCGTCTCCGCCCCGTCGGCCATGACCACCGGAGAGCGACTCGAACTCAAGTTCGACGACTTCTACCCGGAGGAGATGGAAGACGAGGAAGGCGAGCCACCGTTCAAGGCTCCCGACGAGCATTACGCCGCGATCCTCGAGCGGATTCGGGTGAACGTGTTCTCCCGCGCCGGTATCGATCCTCGAAGCGCCAAGTCGTGGATTCGCGACGGCCTCACCGGAGAGCCGGTTCCGAACCCGATCACGGTCGGCATTATCTACATGCTGAAGCTGGAGCACCTTGCGGATGAAAAGATCCACGCGCGCTCCATCGGCCCGTACTCCCTCGTCACCCAGCAGCCGCTGGGAGGTAAGGCGCAGTTCGGCGGCCAGCGATTCGGTGAGATGGAAGTCTGGGCCCTTGAAGCGTATGGCGCCGCCTACACGCTGCAAGAGCTTCTGACGATCAAGTCGGACGACGTAAACGGACGCGTAAAGGCGTACGAGAGCATCGTCAAGGGCGAGACCTTGGCCGAACCGGGCATCCCCGAGTCGTTCAAGATCCTCGTCAACGAGCTTCGATCGCTCTGTCTCAAGGTGGCGGTGGAAGACGCCCAGAACAAGGAGCTCCCGCTCAAGGACCTGGACGAACTCACCGGCGGCGACGACATGCGCCTCGCCCGCTCGGTCGGGTTCTTCAGCTAA
- a CDS encoding phytanoyl-CoA dioxygenase family protein — translation MPAVDLDLAKAAATFARDGFCLVEGLFDPDECDRYTQHFMDLRSEERPGDFAGVDLSSEDPLKRYPRMIHMHRWDSVSMTWATDPRLAIVMTAILGRRPYMVQTMLYFKPAGGRGQALHQDNSYLRAQPGTCLAAWLALDDCDEENGCLQVVPGTHDLPLLCTVKADTSQSFTDVTVPLPEGMAPLPVIMKRGDVLFFNGSVVHGSFPNTSRDRFRRALIGHYLTGDAERVGEFYHPIYTMDGEQVELGVSPASTRCGHWVDVDGTPVVEEIDAAEHDRQVRHE, via the coding sequence ATGCCAGCCGTAGACCTCGACCTCGCCAAAGCCGCTGCCACCTTTGCCAGGGACGGTTTCTGTCTTGTTGAAGGGCTTTTCGACCCCGACGAGTGCGACCGGTACACCCAGCACTTCATGGATCTAAGGAGCGAAGAACGGCCCGGAGATTTCGCGGGAGTCGACCTTTCTAGCGAAGACCCTTTGAAGCGGTATCCGCGAATGATCCATATGCATCGGTGGGACTCGGTGTCGATGACGTGGGCAACGGACCCGCGCCTTGCAATAGTGATGACCGCAATCCTCGGGCGGCGGCCGTATATGGTGCAGACGATGCTGTACTTCAAGCCGGCCGGCGGCCGAGGGCAGGCGCTGCACCAGGACAACTCTTACCTTCGAGCCCAACCCGGCACCTGCTTGGCGGCTTGGCTTGCCCTCGACGATTGCGATGAGGAGAACGGGTGCCTGCAGGTGGTGCCGGGCACACATGACCTACCGCTTTTGTGCACGGTCAAGGCGGACACAAGCCAAAGCTTCACGGACGTCACCGTGCCGCTACCCGAAGGTATGGCTCCGCTGCCCGTCATCATGAAACGCGGCGACGTTCTCTTCTTCAACGGCTCCGTCGTGCACGGAAGCTTCCCCAACACCAGCCGCGACCGCTTTCGCCGAGCTCTCATCGGCCACTATTTGACCGGCGACGCCGAGCGAGTTGGCGAGTTCTACCACCCGATCTACACGATGGATGGCGAGCAGGTCGAGCTCGGCGTCAGCCCCGCTTCCACCCGTTGTGGTCACTGGGTAGACGTAGATGGCACCCCCGTCGTCGAGGAGATCGACGCCGCCGAACACGACCGCCAAGTGCGCCACGAATAA
- a CDS encoding Uma2 family endonuclease, whose translation MCRSSARNLLSRKGLRPGYDLRELPTEKDVLWVAEVSVSSRNFDLGSKKAAYAESEIPFYWVVDAIKRGIWVFAAPEQGLYKHEEFFPAGAVLEIPVIGEALDTGAIFPPA comes from the coding sequence ATGTGTCGATCTTCTGCAAGAAACCTGCTGAGCCGGAAGGGTTTGCGGCCGGGGTACGACCTGCGGGAATTGCCCACGGAAAAGGATGTCCTTTGGGTGGCCGAAGTTTCGGTTAGCAGCCGTAACTTCGATCTCGGCTCAAAGAAGGCGGCTTACGCGGAATCAGAGATTCCTTTTTATTGGGTAGTCGACGCGATCAAGCGCGGCATCTGGGTTTTCGCGGCTCCTGAGCAGGGCCTATACAAACACGAGGAGTTTTTCCCAGCGGGCGCGGTTCTGGAGATTCCCGTGATCGGGGAAGCGTTGGATACGGGAGCGATTTTCCCTCCGGCGTGA
- a CDS encoding PIN domain-containing protein, which translates to MAFVDTNLFVYAVDSRDLSKQRTCSALLSSLAQQGRACVSSQVVMEFASNMVRKFGLSPKQVRLLLVGFQDFTVVPVTVATSDRALELMETCSLSYWDAAILSSAESAGCDILYSEDLSAGERYGAVKVLSPFS; encoded by the coding sequence ATGGCATTCGTCGACACGAACCTGTTCGTCTACGCCGTAGATTCCAGAGATCTCTCCAAGCAAAGGACTTGTTCTGCCCTTCTCTCGTCTCTTGCGCAACAGGGACGGGCATGTGTCTCCTCACAGGTTGTGATGGAGTTTGCATCGAACATGGTTCGTAAGTTCGGGCTCAGTCCGAAACAGGTTCGATTACTCCTGGTTGGCTTCCAAGATTTCACCGTTGTGCCCGTCACCGTTGCGACATCTGATCGTGCCTTAGAGCTAATGGAGACTTGCTCACTTTCGTATTGGGATGCCGCCATTCTCTCATCTGCGGAGTCTGCGGGGTGTGATATTCTCTATTCGGAAGATCTCTCAGCCGGTGAGCGTTACGGCGCTGTGAAGGTCCTGAGCCCATTCTCGTAG